One Candidatus Methylomirabilis tolerans genomic window, TCGCGTTGCGGCTTCACGGTCCGGGAGTTCATGTCGGCTATTGATATTGAGCGGCTGCTGAGCGTGGGGGTGTCGGCCAGCGATCATACGGAACGCTGGCTCGATCAAATCCAGCGAGAGGTGCAGAGCGATATAGCCGCTTGACTTGTCTGCCGACAGGCAGGCCGGTGAACTTACAGAAGAGGGAGTAGAAAGAAACGAAATGGTTACAGAACGTGCGGTGCTTGAGGCGCTTGCCAAGATCCAAGACCCGGATCTCCATCGCGACATTGTCTCACTTGGCTTTATCAGAGACGTGCAGATCGATGGCGGAAAGGTGAGGTTTACCATTGAGCTAACAACTCCCGCCTGTCCGGTCAGAAAGCAGATGGAAGAGGGCGCCAGACAGGTCGTGGCCGCTCTCCCGGGCGTGGAGCAGGTAGAGGTCGCTATGACCTCCCGTGTCACCACTGCGCGCGAGCCTCAACCGTCGTACCTGCCGGGAGTGCTGAACACGGTGGCTGTCGCGAGCGGCAAAGGGGGGGTCGGCAAATCGACAGTGGCGGCGAACCTGGCTGTCGCCCTGATGCGGACAGGCGCCAGGGTCGGGCTCATGGACGCGGACGTCTACGGCCCGTGCATTCCCAAGCTCATGGGCGGCGGTGGCGCGTTGGAGCAGACGGAAGCCGGGAAAATGATTCCACCCCTGATGCATGGGGTGAAGATTATGTCCATGGGGTTCTTTCTGCCAAAGAATGAGGCGGTGGTCTGGCGTGGTCCGATGCTGCACAAGATGGTCCAGGAATTTCTGGGCCGCGTCGAGTGGGGGGAGCTGGATTACCTGGTGATCGATCTGCCGCCAGGGACGGGCGATATCCAACTGAGCCTCTGCCAAACGATTCCGCTCACAGGCGCCGTGATCGTCTCTACCCCCCAGGATGTGGCGCTGGATGTGGCTTCCAAGGCTATCCTGATGTTTGAGAAGCTCAAGACCCCGATCCTGGGGATCGTCGAGAATATGAGCTACTATGCCTGTTCGCAGTGCGGCCACCGCGATGAGATCTTCGGACATGGCGGGGCGCGAGAGGCGAGCGAGAAGGCGG contains:
- a CDS encoding Mrp/NBP35 family ATP-binding protein; this translates as MVTERAVLEALAKIQDPDLHRDIVSLGFIRDVQIDGGKVRFTIELTTPACPVRKQMEEGARQVVAALPGVEQVEVAMTSRVTTAREPQPSYLPGVLNTVAVASGKGGVGKSTVAANLAVALMRTGARVGLMDADVYGPCIPKLMGGGGALEQTEAGKMIPPLMHGVKIMSMGFFLPKNEAVVWRGPMLHKMVQEFLGRVEWGELDYLVIDLPPGTGDIQLSLCQTIPLTGAVIVSTPQDVALDVASKAILMFEKLKTPILGIVENMSYYACSQCGHRDEIFGHGGAREASEKADIPFLGEIPLDPHIRRTSDEGRPVAMESADSPVARAFHEVAGALAARISIANAAVDAPQRPPVMTMR